From Mucilaginibacter rubeus, a single genomic window includes:
- a CDS encoding beta-galactosidase, with amino-acid sequence MRLRYTILTSILLITGFTTAHSQGSNDHIFPASAIAKPFIDFDSKGFLVNGKRTFIASAGLEYARIPHELWYDRLLRIKRAGFNCIEIYTIWNFHEEREGKFNFTGDRDLGKFLDIVKQLGLYAIVRVGPYYCAEWDNGGYPIWLKFKKGLRVREDNKPFEQYVDRFFDHLLPVVFQRQINKGGAVILVQLENEHPNGWGTIMPDGYFKHLQAKALNMGMQVPYFFSGLHHASDPAGDGKLDDDKRPNPWFSTEFWAVWYSQYGAKPGDAELYDRRTWKIIAHGGNGYNYYMAHGGSNFGYTNNDEDAASYDYGTGIGQAGDLRPIYYTFKRAAWFSRSFQDVLENSTNASDNYKGIAADTAIKVSARTSPAGDLIFLDNPGIAKVSTSLNIKGSEDLFAGKKINLQPKEIYPLVHNYKLNEDATLDWVLTRVFAIVKQANTTTIVVDAEAGDPLLLRFDTKVKASSASGSVKIDNNSVLINESMVATVEKPIEYTFNAGSRTIRIVAMNRTLTDKTWITETDGKNYIITGLNYVGDASIKNEQFKLTTETPLAQNAVQKAILYTDSKGIAFSIDGQKSNQQQTISLSNWQFKTAATNAATNVNTSGWLKSTDPQPMGADADVTADAWYRATLNIPSNGKYTLQVKGGGRGQAFIDGKPAAKWKLNDNELTLNLTKGKHTLAVFAAHDGRDKLAAYLGPIDEVDSKGLFGKAFIKKGGPFISELGDWYFAKASKKDDVKQGPPAFDTSVYKKYKIGNDVFNLKEGYAWFHATIPQQSAGTAKIQLLFKSVDENATVFINGKQVAHHDGWNQPFEVNITDAEILKHPVDLTVFIENYSNEGGIDQPVKINAIGDATAVTNWQLKGGPGDALAAQGWTMADAAKQMKNAPVFYRTTFSLPPSNGNTFIWRFDPEGLGHGSVWINGHNLGRYPEKLDMKGLYIPECWLKPGLNQVVVYDEDGNGINKTRIAAEEAAGRSIKEYSIPLN; translated from the coding sequence ATGAGACTACGCTACACTATATTAACATCCATTTTACTAATAACCGGTTTTACCACAGCGCACAGCCAGGGATCTAACGATCATATTTTCCCGGCTTCTGCAATTGCCAAACCTTTTATTGATTTTGACAGTAAAGGCTTTTTGGTAAACGGTAAACGTACGTTCATAGCGTCGGCCGGGTTGGAGTATGCCCGTATACCACACGAACTTTGGTACGATAGACTGTTGAGGATCAAACGGGCAGGTTTTAATTGTATCGAAATCTATACCATTTGGAATTTTCATGAAGAGCGAGAGGGTAAATTCAATTTTACCGGCGACCGTGATTTGGGTAAATTCCTGGATATTGTAAAGCAACTTGGCCTATATGCTATTGTGCGTGTTGGCCCATATTATTGTGCCGAGTGGGATAACGGCGGCTACCCTATATGGCTTAAGTTTAAAAAAGGCCTGAGGGTACGGGAGGACAATAAGCCTTTTGAGCAATATGTAGATCGCTTTTTTGATCATCTTTTGCCGGTAGTATTCCAAAGGCAAATCAATAAAGGCGGCGCTGTGATATTGGTTCAGTTGGAGAACGAGCATCCCAACGGTTGGGGAACTATAATGCCCGATGGTTATTTTAAACATCTGCAGGCAAAAGCTTTGAATATGGGTATGCAGGTTCCATATTTTTTCAGCGGCTTACATCATGCCAGCGACCCGGCCGGCGATGGAAAACTTGACGATGATAAACGTCCAAACCCATGGTTCTCTACCGAGTTTTGGGCCGTTTGGTATTCTCAATACGGTGCTAAGCCGGGTGATGCTGAACTTTATGACAGGCGTACCTGGAAAATTATCGCTCATGGAGGTAACGGTTATAATTACTACATGGCACACGGCGGTTCAAACTTTGGTTATACCAATAATGATGAGGATGCCGCTTCGTACGATTATGGCACAGGTATCGGTCAGGCGGGTGATTTACGGCCTATCTATTATACCTTTAAACGTGCCGCCTGGTTTTCGCGTAGTTTTCAGGATGTATTGGAGAATAGTACCAATGCGTCGGACAATTATAAAGGCATCGCGGCTGATACTGCTATAAAAGTATCCGCCCGCACAAGTCCAGCTGGTGATCTAATATTCCTGGATAATCCGGGGATAGCTAAAGTAAGCACATCATTAAATATCAAAGGCAGCGAAGATCTGTTTGCTGGTAAAAAGATCAACCTGCAGCCTAAAGAAATTTATCCTTTAGTACATAATTATAAACTTAATGAGGATGCAACCCTCGATTGGGTGCTCACCCGTGTATTTGCTATTGTTAAACAGGCTAACACCACAACGATAGTTGTTGATGCTGAAGCCGGCGATCCGTTGTTGCTTCGTTTCGATACTAAAGTTAAAGCGTCATCAGCATCGGGTTCTGTAAAAATTGACAATAATAGCGTGTTAATTAATGAGTCAATGGTTGCAACCGTCGAAAAGCCTATTGAATATACTTTCAACGCAGGTTCACGAACCATTCGGATTGTAGCAATGAACCGCACTTTGACTGATAAAACATGGATCACCGAAACGGACGGCAAAAACTACATTATCACGGGGCTGAATTATGTTGGTGATGCATCTATAAAAAATGAGCAGTTTAAATTAACCACGGAGACTCCTTTGGCGCAAAATGCAGTTCAGAAAGCGATACTATATACTGATAGTAAAGGGATTGCTTTCAGCATTGATGGGCAAAAGAGTAACCAACAGCAAACTATCAGCCTATCTAACTGGCAATTTAAAACCGCGGCTACAAACGCTGCAACCAATGTTAATACAAGCGGCTGGCTCAAATCAACCGATCCGCAACCTATGGGTGCGGACGCTGATGTAACCGCTGATGCCTGGTACAGGGCTACGCTAAATATCCCATCCAACGGAAAATATACCTTACAAGTAAAAGGCGGTGGCAGGGGACAAGCCTTTATTGATGGTAAACCTGCCGCTAAGTGGAAGCTGAATGATAATGAGCTAACCCTTAATCTAACAAAAGGGAAACATACGTTAGCCGTTTTCGCGGCACATGACGGGCGCGACAAACTGGCTGCCTACCTTGGGCCAATAGATGAGGTGGATAGCAAAGGGCTTTTCGGCAAGGCGTTTATCAAAAAGGGAGGGCCGTTTATTTCTGAACTTGGCGACTGGTATTTTGCCAAGGCCAGCAAAAAAGATGATGTAAAACAAGGGCCGCCGGCATTTGATACATCGGTGTACAAAAAATATAAAATAGGCAATGATGTTTTTAACCTGAAAGAGGGTTACGCATGGTTCCACGCCACCATTCCGCAGCAGTCTGCAGGTACTGCTAAAATACAGTTGCTGTTTAAAAGCGTTGATGAAAACGCCACTGTATTTATCAATGGCAAACAGGTAGCACATCACGATGGCTGGAACCAGCCTTTTGAAGTTAATATTACCGATGCCGAAATATTAAAACATCCGGTTGATCTTACGGTCTTTATCGAGAATTATTCAAACGAAGGTGGTATCGATCAGCCTGTAAAAATCAACGCCATTGGTGATGCCACAGCGGTAACCAACTGGCAACTGAAGGGAGGCCCCGGCGACGCGTTGGCTGCTCAGGGTTGGACAATGGCCGATGCTGCTAAACAAATGAAAAACGCGCCGGTCTTTTATCGTACAACATTCAGTTTACCACCATCAAATGGAAACACCTTCATCTGGCGTTTTGACCCTGAAGGTTTAGGCCATGGCTCTGTTTGGATTAACGGTCATAACCTGGGCCGGTACCCCGAAAAACTGGATATGAAAGGCCTTTATATCCCCGAATGCTGGCTTAAACCCGGGTTAAACCAGGTGGTGGTTTATGATGAAGACGGCAATGGTATCAATAAAACACGGATCGCGGCCGAAGAAGCCGCGGGCCGGTCAATTAAAGAATATTCAATACCCCTTAATTAA
- a CDS encoding acyltransferase family protein, with amino-acid sequence MATTTERFTALDVFRGMTICFMIIVNAPGSGANVWSPLDHAPWIGFTPTDLVFPSFLFAVGNALSFSKKKFETDAAFIGKIFKRTVIIFLLGYLMYWFPFFHREAGSWVFNPLNHTRIMGVLQRIALCYFFGALIVHYCSQRTAIIISIALLLGYWAFLIFCGEPGKEYTMLGNAGTRLDISILGNDHLYHDKGGPIAFDPEGLLSTMTAIVNVIGGFLAGAFIQRKGKNYESVARLFMCGVLLIAVSLFWAQFFPVAKKLWTSSFTLLTIGIDLLLLGFMVFAIEIKKIKSGTNFFLVFGRNSLAIYLLSELLLTVFQTIWVKPQLSFYDWINQVFYQKIFPGAFGTLVFALCYMMLCWLVAWVLDKKKIYIKI; translated from the coding sequence ATGGCTACAACAACCGAAAGATTTACTGCACTTGATGTTTTCCGTGGTATGACCATTTGCTTCATGATCATCGTTAATGCCCCCGGTTCGGGGGCAAACGTATGGTCGCCGCTTGATCACGCGCCCTGGATAGGTTTTACACCTACCGATCTGGTTTTTCCGTCGTTCCTGTTCGCTGTAGGTAACGCGCTTAGTTTTTCTAAAAAGAAGTTTGAAACCGATGCCGCTTTTATAGGCAAGATATTTAAACGCACGGTTATTATTTTCCTGCTGGGCTACCTGATGTATTGGTTCCCGTTTTTCCATCGTGAGGCGGGTAGTTGGGTGTTTAACCCGCTAAACCATACCCGTATCATGGGGGTGTTACAACGTATAGCGTTGTGTTACTTTTTTGGTGCTTTGATAGTGCATTATTGTTCACAACGAACTGCTATTATTATATCCATTGCGCTTTTATTGGGTTATTGGGCTTTCCTGATATTTTGCGGCGAACCGGGCAAAGAGTATACCATGCTGGGCAACGCCGGCACACGCCTGGATATATCGATTTTAGGTAACGACCATTTGTATCACGATAAGGGCGGCCCGATAGCTTTTGACCCTGAAGGCTTACTCAGCACTATGACAGCCATTGTGAACGTAATAGGCGGCTTCCTGGCCGGAGCGTTCATTCAGCGTAAAGGGAAAAATTACGAATCGGTTGCGCGGTTATTCATGTGCGGCGTTTTGCTTATTGCTGTTTCCTTATTCTGGGCGCAGTTTTTCCCCGTAGCCAAAAAACTATGGACAAGCTCGTTCACGCTACTGACCATCGGTATCGACCTTTTATTGTTAGGTTTCATGGTATTTGCCATCGAAATAAAAAAGATAAAAAGCGGTACTAACTTCTTCCTGGTTTTTGGACGAAATTCATTAGCCATATACCTGTTATCAGAGTTGCTGCTTACCGTTTTTCAAACCATCTGGGTAAAGCCACAGCTAAGCTTTTACGATTGGATAAACCAGGTATTTTATCAAAAGATATTCCCCGGTGCTTTTGGCACACTGGTATTTGCACTTTGTTATATGATGCTTTGTTGGCTGGTGGCCTGGGTGCTTGATAAAAAGAAGATTTATATAAAAATATAG